Within the Vigna angularis cultivar LongXiaoDou No.4 chromosome 10, ASM1680809v1, whole genome shotgun sequence genome, the region ttcataaaagcGAATTAAGTAAACGCAATGCTAATATTCAACCAATTCTACACCATACAGTTtcatcaactaagcgaagattagaCACCAATTAAGCAATTAAGCGTATATCCAATCGCAAGCacaaaacaaattcaatattAGCCAAGTCAGAGCAACAGAAACATAATTACCATCTAGAAATCTCAAGGAAACGATGCAATTTCGCTAATGATCAACCAAGCGAATATAAGCTAACATTAAAGACGAAACCCAAACAGCAATACAGTACTGGAAATCAATATTATATCAGGACGAAAATGCACAACGAAAATCAAAGCTGGAATGCGAAAATCAAATGGAAAACGAAACAGAACATGAATTCAAAACGCTGGAATGGAAATGGAAGCTGGAAATCTGCACGAAATAGAAATGCTAACGcaagaatgaaataaaaaacgCAGAATGAAGAGtacaaatagaaaacaaaattaatttgcaATAAAaatgagattcaatacaaaaatagGCAAAAGAGAACAAAACCTAAACCCCCCACaacgggggggggggggggtggaAAATGCCCAATGCTAGGAAACCTAGAGAGAAAAAACGTGAAAATAGGGGAGAGGAAGTGACCTAAATCTGATTTGGGTATTTAAAAACCCCAAAAGACGAAAATATCCTCTAAATGGGCTTCTTCTAAATGTTGACCAAAAATGGGTCCAAAGTCATAAAGTTTGACCCAATTACATTATAAACGAATTCAAAACGAAATTAAACTATAATGTTGATGTGACCAAGCTCTTCTTGTCCAAAAATATGATTCCTATttttccctgcaattaataattagaataattaagaccaaataattcaaattaattaaaatgagaattattagtcaaattaagcccaaataatgaaaatgagacaataatgaagaattaaacacaattcactaatacAATATGGTGCGAAAAGTTAAgtgaatagtacaaaatagtgatTCATCACCAACTATTGCAACAATGGTGGCTGTGACACCAGTGTGAGGAGGAAAGCTCACAATGAGGGTTTTATGGTAAGGAGGAGACTCAAGACAAAGAGTTTTGTGACACAATGCAGAGAGCTTTGTAAAGGAGCTCACAACAGGTAGGGAGCTTTATGAAAGAGTCTAGTAGCGTGACTTATAACATGATACAACATAGACTCACAACGTGCAACAAGATCGATAGTATTTTGCAACATGTGATGAAGGTTAATacgaagagaaaataaaaatacagaagaagagaaaaatgctCAGATAGAAGTCAAGTTGGGGAAAGAAGCTCacgcttttcttttcttttttgatgAATAATGATGTACTACACTTTAAATGATGGTTCTTTATTTAacaattgttatttattatctGTCCTACTTTTAACAATGATTCTTAATATAACCGTCATCATTTTGCACTTTTAACGATAGTTACTAAAACTGTTGTTGTGAAAAAGTTTGCTGAAATTGCAAAATACCACTGGGCTTATTTTACAACGTTGATTTTTTAACTGTTATTATTTGACATTACGGAAGCTTCTTTTTACATTAGTATAAGCACTGAATAcatcaaatttttaatgaatttctcttattatttttaatcagcACATggaataataataagaaaaaatcaGCAACGTATCCATCTcttaatatcaatatttttcgTAATAAAAATACAACAAGCAAGAAGGCACAtgtatattaaatgaaaatagtgATTTTATTCTTTGATCATGATTTCATGATTCCTATATGATAGCCAAAGCAGATGTTGTGCTTCTCTGCAAATTACAAGAAGAGAGAATCCTAATGATTGCTCAACTACAAGTTCAAGGCAcaactaaatttatttgttaGTTGTAGGACTTTCCAAACGAATATAATCATACATAATTCCTTCAAATAGAGTTTTGGCATTTGACTGTGTCAAATAGATGGTGTTTTTTCCTTTTACCAATTGATTACTATCTACACCTACACTATACAACTCATACAATCCATGGATGCCGTGCCTTGCTATGGCATTATCATAGCCAATTAGCTTTTCTGTTGAGAAGTCTGGAGGGTTTGAATTCGGGTTGTTGAACCTAACCTGATCGTTCATCCCAAAACAAGTTAGACACCACAGTCATAGCAGAAAACAAAGATCAATTATGGACAAAGTAAATTTTTCTACCTCCAATTTAGAATTAGTGGCAGATGCCAAGGCCAATTGCAGTGTGTAGTTTGCTCCCATTATGATATTCTCAAGCTGGAATTGAATCTGCCAAGTGGTTGGTATGAATTTACTCGTGTTTGTGCTCCTGCATGCATCAATGCGTAATTTAGAAGAGAAAACTGATGATGACAATCATAAAATTTCTACATGTTAAACAAAATTTACCTGGTAACTTGAGCATAAAACCAATCCTTATGATAGTCAGAAACACCGACTGTGAAAATGAGATCTTTTGTTggatataaataagtgtaacgTTTCCACAACCCGTATTGCCTAAACCTGTCACGGTAGAAATACTTTcagaaaaactgaaaataaagtGTCAAAATTTGTTGTTGACAATGAGTTTTGGGCTAACCCGTCTTTTTTATCATTTAGGTACAATTTGTTTTCAAGCTCTGGGTAAACGTCTGGTACATGGAACTCTGCAGCTGACCTATCTGGGATCCCAATTTCCCACAAAGTAGGACCATTTCTTGGAGGATTGTATACAAGTGAACCCAAGTTGATGTTGCCTCCTACAGCACATTTTACATGCAAGTTATTATCTTAGGAaacaagttataattaatttgggTATTTACTAACATCTccaaagtttaaattattaagtgAAATTGTAAAATCACACAAACGATTTTACATTCAAATAATTAGAGCTTGAAGGGTTAACTATGCACAGGTTTACTGTGCCTTATGCTGAAAACTAACTTTTCAGTAAGGCAACAAAAGTTATCTATATTCTAATCCCAGGCCATGAATCAATTGCTCCACAAGTTTAAATCTTTGGAAATCTATACTTAACATActtgagagaagaagaaatttgTTACCTGGTTTGATATCAACATTGacttcatatttataatttccAATGAAACCAGGGACCCATGCATACAAGGTGTAAATCCCAGGTACAATATTTGTAATTGAGAAGCTTCCATCTTGGTCAGTTTGAGTCCAGAATTGATAACCCTGTGAATATCATGTACAGGTCAAACACTTTTCAGCTGAATGCTTCACTAGCCATTCAAagttcaagaaaataaaactgatTGACTCCTACACCAATTGTACCTTGCTTTCTATTTGCCATGATCCTGCATCTCCAGGTAAAGCTAGACCAACGTAAGAACTTTTAGCTGGTTCAGCCGTCCCTCCCCTGATGAATTAGAAAAAGCAATTAGGAATTCAGCTCACCTATATTGTTAGTTGATTCTTTGTAATCAAACAATGAAATGAAGACAAATAAACTATTATCATATATACCCATCTTTAACTTGAAGTTTTCCTGACACCATTCCCCGTTGACTGGGTGGAATGAAATCTTTTGATCCGATGAAATCATAAGgccattttttttcttcgttGGATAACTAATTTACCAAAGAACAACAATATATCGTGTTAATACTTTACTGGAATAATGTACAATGAATAATCGTATGTGAGTGTTAAAGGTAACAATAAGTACCTGTGTTACAGCATCTGACCACAGAGACTTAAACTGAGTTTTCGTTGGAGCAGAGTTAAGGTAAAGAAAAATTGGCCCAAAAACCTTTTTATAAGTCTCCCCTTCATCAAATGCAATGACTGCCTCCTTGCCAGCATAATGAGTGCTGGTAAACATCTGcacacagaaaaaataaaaaagttagtaGTATTAATCTGGATGATAATATTCAAACATGTTTAACATAGTATTATAATTTTCTGTAACATGTTTAATACCAATTATCTATTTAATACAAGAGGAAACTCTAATAAGGAATTGTTGATGAATTCAGGGATTTGTTAGGTCTTACGGAAAGAGAAGTTGAGCCAACATGAGAAGTGAGTTCTTGTTTAACGGGCCCAGAATTGCGGAACTCATTACTGGGAGTTATCACCCAGAAACCCACTGGTGATGAATCATCCTCTGCAATCCACCCATGAACAGAGTTATCTTTGTTCTCTGTCGAGTATTGATATTTATCATCAACCTAAACCCAACAAACATCTCTTCGGTTCACACACATTAAAggcaacaaaaagaaaaatagaaaaaatcaaTGTCAATTCAACCAGAGGCATAACCAAAGAAAGAATCACCTCTCCTCGAATTTGTGGGTCAGTTGCATTGGTTAAGAGAACAGCTTCAGGATACGCCAGCACCTTGCCCGTTCTTCTGTCTTCTGGAGTTGGCATCCTTCTTTGCCTTGTATCAGATATGGCCATATAGTGGAACCTGCATCATTGTTTTGGTTGGTAATAAGTTACGCATTGTTTTTTACTCTTCCACTTTTAAAATGTTACTACCTTCAAACTAATCAAACATTGTTTTTTACGAGGGAATGAAAATTACTAACGTTATTTTTTCCAAAATCAAAGGCAAATGTTTTTTAACTTGTCTGACAGTAACAGTTTGCTAGTTACCTGTCTTCGTCGAGTTTGTAAACTATTCTAATTTGATAAACCGTGACTGCAGGTAATCCTTGTGGACGAGTAAATATTGCGTATGAATAAAATCCAGAATCACCACTTCGCAATATATACCTGCAACAAAATACGTTTATGTCGGACAATGCTGAGGAGCTAATTCTGCATCTGTTTCAAAGTGTAGgaaaaatttaggtttaaaatCCACACCTTAAGTCTATGTTTATGGGGACACTCGTGCCTTGCATGGCAGCATTCCATGTTTTTAAAAAGGAAACCTCCACCACAGTATCACTTGCTTCAATTACTGAGAACTTTGTCCCATTGATTCTGCAGCACATTATCAATTAGGATTATAATAagttaacaacttttttgacaataaaataagtattactGTTTTATTGATCctgtatatttgaaacagaCTAATCACAAGATATCACATCTGTTATAAAAACATTAtcaaaaattgttaaagaaacaTTTCCCTGTCAGTTATTAATTTGTCTATGGAGTTGCAAGAGAGCATCTGGAGTTGCAACAGAGCATAAAGCATGCAATGCATACGTTACTTTATTATTGCTTTTGCTATCTAGCAAAGAATAGTGACTGAGAACTAATGACACGAATGAGTGAATTTAAGTTCGATATTCacttttattattgatatatcATATTACTAAGCAGATACAAGAATGGAGTTGATCAAATTTGCAGATAGAAGAGAAAATCAATGaatgttttgtaaaataatacaaataaagtGTACCTCTCAAAGATCCCAGGTTTTCCTGCGTCGTTCCAAACAACGTCCAAGTACCTATAAATATGTAGTCAGGTTATGTATATATGTAAAACTAGCCATGACTTAATGTGGatcaattaactttttttttcaatgatttacattttaagaaaatcgatGATAACTGGGATGTAATTTAGTTAGCATAATGTTGTAAGATGTGCACATACCCTCTATCAAATTCTCCGTTTTTTTGACTAAGTATATTCTGAGTTGCGTCATAGTATAGTCCAATAATATAGCCTTGGGGGTTTGACAAATTGAGGGAAACTATGCCGTTTCCAATCACTACCTGAAAATCATCTCAAGACTTCCACTGTTAAAACCTATGTATTTGACGACAAAATTCAGGCCAAAATTAATGGctatttccttctttttttcaatatcCTGAATCAATTCTatcattaaaaagaatatttatcaCCTGGTCTTCATTTTTATTCAGCTTGACAGCAGCAGGAGTAGTCTTCAAACCTCTTCTGCAAGTGGGAGTATCGCAGGAAAAGgagaaagttaaaaatgaaatcaaGTCATTTCAAAGTTTGACGTTGTCATTTGCagttatattcaaataaaaaagggAACATATGGACAATACTTGAGACTTAACTGAAATATTttccacaatttttttattagaaaaagataaaacaatgagtaacttaaaaatgaaaaatagatataaaaacgTTATATACAATATGCAAAGTAAGACTTTATTCACTTAAATGAATTTTGGAGAgaatgattgaatgaatttaagaGGATTTAAAGGTAGATTTTGTGTGGTTTACTTAAGTGGATTTGGagataaataaaagtgaatttggaagtaaagtgtCTGAGAAttagaattagtgtaagatttgattaatgtgacagattaaaaaaatttaatttcaaattcactctcgcTTACCTCCAacttcactcaaataaacaacaaaagatttattttcaaattcattcaatcacacTCCCCTAAATCCATTCAAATGAAAAAACTGCAatttatgcatatatatatatatatatatatatatatatatatatatatatatatatataaatgataatatacaatttaatatttatttctacAAAACCGTTATGGTTTCTCCTGTCCCAGCTATATGTTGTGCTTAATTAGAAttgtaattaatgaaaaagaacgTTTTTGGAAATCTAGCTATTTGAACTGACCtcaaaatgttttcattttgcATGCTTGAAAAACTGCGGTTGAGATTTGATTTTTCGGATAAGAATGATAATTTCTTGCTTATCTTCGTTTTAAAactatatctttattttatttaatttttcattattttaatcaaactaaaaaacataaaatttacttattttccatttctaaaaaaaaatcccCTTTAGTATTCTTTTACTGGATCCATTCTGACTTAATAaagacatatttttttatattttatactatcaattcattatgtaatttaaaataatatgactGTTATGAGTTGTGATTACGAGATAATAAAAGAAGGCACCCacgaataaaaaagaaaataagaaaagaacaGCTAGAATATCCTAtgtatagaaataaaaatatttaatacaacaTTTCATATATGAGGTTCTCTCTTCTAGTTAAGtatctattaattattattaatggaAGTTTTTATTAAGTacccattaattattattaatagaagtttatattgaaattaagttgtttggttttttcttctttattgaagttttctaaaattaaaaagttttgaTAGTTagttaagttttttcttttttaattaatgtattttattattttgcatattattaattatatataaaaatttaatatgagTTTTAGTCTCTCTTCTTATGTATTAAtacttttcaataattttttaatattcagaTGTGAGTGTAAGTATCgtattaagtaaaaaattaaaaagaattgaaCAACAACATTATATATCTTACCGTGATTTCAATATCTTATGTAAACAAAttcatttctcatttgtattttatcTCGAGGTGATATTTACTCAAAAGGTTTTTCTCATCTTAtgatttccttttttttattattcagtCACACAAAGATAAGCATAGAGAAAAAGACcttgaatgaagaaaaaaagagagtaggAACAACCTAAACGAGACAGTTTCAAAAGTTCGAGAGCAGGCACCGAAAAAGATTAAGCTGAGAAGCAAAGCCATTCTAAACCACCATTGGAGCAGAACTTGTTTCCTCATATGAGTTTTCATCATCATCTCTATCAATATCAACCTGCAAATAACGTGAAAGCTTCATTACTGGTTATAATAAGATCAGAAGAATATTTCAAAGAATGCCAAAATGAGTTTTACTAAGCTGTTggttaaaaaaagaaacaaaaaaaaaaaaaaactgtgaGGGCATTTCCATAGTATCATGTGACAAACTAACTTACAATGaacaaaaaaagagagaggaTAAATCTAATATTCAAATTCTGAAAGAACACACAGAAACCTTGACTTTCGCAAAGCGATAATAGAGTTGCAGAAAACCATATACGTACAGAGATGAAAATTTGATGATAGATATTTTTCTTTGCAAttgtttttctataataaatctctttggatCCTTAATATATGCACCTCTTAAAAAAAACGTGGGAAGGGAATTACGTTACCTTATTACAAAGTCAAATTTTCCTTCTTGATTAAagattatttgatattttaactattttaccTATAAAAATATGTCATAATATCATTACTCTTTACTCTTTCCTTTTTAGGTGGTAATAGAGAAACATctcatatattaaatatgaattaagAAGTCCACGTGAACTTTTAGGAAATTTtaactttctattttttataacaCAAAAGTTGTTACTATACAttactttctattttttataacaCAAAAGTTGTTACTATACATTACATctatataatttcttaatattatgtctaacatatattaaattaatgtgAACATGCAAAGTCTTTATAAATTCAACCACTGAATTGCATTTATCATACAAAGGAGGCTAGTATTACTCTCCAGGAAGATGACCAATAGATCAAAGTGGGCACAACCAATATTGCTATTATTtccttttctatatatattggCATTTTAAAGCCTTAGTTAAACTATTAACAATAATTAAGTTCAATGattcttttaaaatcaaaattactttttatatattttactttattgtaattgtaaaatgtattttgactttttaaaaaaattaggcaATTCCAAGAGAAATgcacttaataattttttttcttaataatgcacttaatttttttttcttaataaatttttcatcattAAGTGCATTaagaaacaatattaaatttattaagaaaattaattaactttaattaaaatttactaatatcttaaatacaatatacaataatattCACATCAcctaattaatagaaaaattaaataataattatttaattgaaaatataaaaagtttaaaaataaattcttttaaaaa harbors:
- the LOC108320072 gene encoding uncharacterized protein LOC108320072, producing MCCRINGTKFSVIEASDTVVEVSFLKTWNAAMQGTSVPINIDLRYILRSGDSGFYSYAIFTRPQGLPAVTVYQIRIVYKLDEDRFHYMAISDTRQRRMPTPEDRRTGKVLAYPEAVLLTNATDPQIRGEVDDKYQYSTENKDNSVHGWIAEDDSSPVGFWVITPSNEFRNSGPVKQELTSHVGSTSLSMFTSTHYAGKEAVIAFDEGETYKKVFGPIFLYLNSAPTKTQFKSLWSDAVTQLSNEEKKWPYDFIGSKDFIPPSQRGMVSGKLQVKDGGGTAEPAKSSYVGLALPGDAGSWQIESKGYQFWTQTDQDGSFSITNIVPGIYTLYAWVPGFIGNYKYEVNVDIKPGGNINLGSLVYNPPRNGPTLWEIGIPDRSAAEFHVPDVYPELENKLYLNDKKDGFRQYGLWKRYTYLYPTKDLIFTVGVSDYHKDWFYAQVTRSTNTSKFIPTTWQIQFQLENIIMGANYTLQLALASATNSKLEVRFNNPNSNPPDFSTEKLIGYDNAIARHGIHGLYELYSVGVDSNQLVKGKNTIYLTQSNAKTLFEGIMYDYIRLESPTTNK